From the genome of Burkholderiales bacterium:
TGCCGGGATTTCGAACTTGAATTCATACCTAAGGCCGGCCTGCAAATTTGCTCGCATAAGATTCCTTAACTCACCCCGCCGATCTTACGCCAAATTTCCGCTTTTGCGCTTGGGGAGTTGATTGAATTACAGTAAGCTTTTTACAGCATCGTTTCATGCAAGCTAATGGAAACTCTTAAAGCAGCGGCGGATATACGGGAAAAGTCGCGCATCGCGCGCAGGATGTCGGACATTCAGCCGTTTCATGTAATGGCGCTACTAGCGCGGGCGCGTGAGCTCGAAGCACAAGGGCGCTCCATTATTCACATGGAAATCGGAGAGCCGGATTTCCCGACACCACATCCTGTCGTGGCGGCAGGTATACGGGCACTGCAGCAGGGCAATATTCACTATACTCCCGCGCTCGGCCTCCCTCAGCTGCGCGAAGCAATCGCAACGTTCTATTTAAAGCGTTACGGACTTAGGATTTCGCCTGCGCGCATTATCGTTACTCCCGGTGCATCCGGCGCCCTGCTTTTGGCTTTGGGCATTCTGGTTAATTCCGGTGATAAGGTGTTGATAAGCGATCCGGGCTACCCCTGCAATCGCCATTTCGCGCGACTTATAGAAAGTGTCCCAGTAAGCATAGTAACGAGCGCCGCTAATGGTTATCAGCTTACTTCTGAACTCATCGCCCAACATTGGGAGGCCACCACTGCGGCAGCAATAATTGCATCTCCCGCAAACCCGACGGGAACTCTGCTCGGGGCGCAAAATCTGCGACTCATTGTGGAAAAGGTGCGTGCTCTGGGTGGCGCGCTTATCGCCGATGAGATCTACCATGGTCTCGTATACGACGGGGAAGCCACAAGTGCGTTGTCTGTTTCGGACGGGGTTTTTGTCATTAACAGCTTTTCCAAATATTTTGGAATGACCGGCTGGCGCTTGGGCTGGCTGGTGGCACCCGAATCCTGTGTACACGATGCCGACAAACTTGCTCAGAATATTTTTCTCGCTGCATCCACTCCTGC
Proteins encoded in this window:
- a CDS encoding pyridoxal phosphate-dependent aminotransferase; translated protein: METLKAAADIREKSRIARRMSDIQPFHVMALLARARELEAQGRSIIHMEIGEPDFPTPHPVVAAGIRALQQGNIHYTPALGLPQLREAIATFYLKRYGLRISPARIIVTPGASGALLLALGILVNSGDKVLISDPGYPCNRHFARLIESVPVSIVTSAANGYQLTSELIAQHWEATTAAAIIASPANPTGTLLGAQNLRLIVEKVRALGGALIADEIYHGLVYDGEATSALSVSDGVFVINSFSKYFGMTGWRLGWLVAPESCVHDADKLAQNIFLAASTPAQYAALAAFQPDSIAILEQRRAEFKLRRDYLLPAVRKLGLEVPVNPQGAFYLYADSSRYADDSETFAWEILERAGVAVAPGVDFGSHEARQHVRFSYTTSLENLMEGIRRLEIFLHNS